DNA from Daucus carota subsp. sativus chromosome 1, DH1 v3.0, whole genome shotgun sequence:
GAGCCTTTCTTATGGATTCTATAAAGACTCATGCCCACAAGTGGAGAACATTATTAGAGCTGCTCTTAGCTCCATTCATCTCATGGATCCTACTTCAGCTCCCTCTTTGTTGCGCCTCCTTTTTCATGATTGCCAAGTTCAGGTCTCATCCATCTCGAACCTCAGTTTTCATTTCCGACGGATAAGTCTTTACTACTAGGCTGTCCCGTGAGTTAAAAGGTCATTTTGCATTTTTAAAGAGGTCTCATTTttgttgaatatttttttttattcacagGGTTGTGATGCATCCATCCTTCTTGATTCAACCAACGGCGGCACTCCAGAGATTATCTCAAGTAAAAATTTCGGAGTACGAAAGCTGGAGcatataaattacataaaatcAATGGTAGAAGCAGCATGCCCTTTGAAAGTATCATGTGCTGATATTTTAGTATTGGCTGCGAGAGAAGCCGTGGCATTGTCATTAGGCCCTCGTATACCGGTTCCTTTGGGGCGGCGTGATTCAGCCGTCGCCCCAAGCAGTAAAGCCGCGGACACATTATTACCACCGGTGAGTATAAATGTCGATGGGATGCTGCAGTTGTTTGCTGGGAAAGGGATGACAGTTGAAGAAGCAGTTGCCATTATGGGTACGTTCGTACTGCACCTTTTATTTTTCTCTGAGGTGGCTTTTGGTAGTTTATATCCATGCATAACATTAAATCACCACTGCGGGTTGCACGTGATTTTTACAAAGGAGTTCCAAATATATTCCTTGCAAAGAAATAGTAGTAAAACAGAATAATCTTATGTTCGGATTTTCTAGCGTATGTTCGTGCAATCACTTTTTAGTTAAGCGGTGAATATCTATTGGCTCTAAATCTCATATAAGTAAAAAGTAGAGTTATTAAGATGTGTGGACACACACCAGGAAAAAAACCTTTTTATGTTTACTGAATTTAGGATCTCCAAGTACATCTTCAAACTGTACTAAATTAACTTACAGTTTTACCAATAGTATTTTGTACGAGAGGGACTCTAGCTTTTAAGCTTATCAACACATTTTAGATTTATTAGAAAAACTTTTACAGATGAGGGACAAGTTTTACAGTTAATCAGTTTGAGGTGTCATTGCTCTTTAAAGCAACAGGTGCAGATTTTATTATTGTTGGTAGtagtatttatgataagttGATTCAAGAGTTCAAGTACTATTGTTGTCTCTGATCGATTTCCTGACTTTATCTGGCAAATGAATAGCAAACTGACAAGTTGTGTATAATGTGGAAAGAACTGTGTATACATTGAATATCCTTTTAACAGTATACCAACTTATTATCCCCGATTGCTGGATACCATCCCttcttataatataattaacggATTTTCTAGTCTGTGGTCATGAGCATacactaacaaccactttttagtTTGAGTTCTGATGAAATTTACAGGGACTTGGTAAATTGTCTCTGTCGATGATTTGTGTGCATACATGTGACGTCGTACAAAATGCAGGTGCTCATTCATTAGGTGTCACGCATTGTGTGAACATCTTGGATCGTCTAGCCAGAGTGGACAAAAACATGTCCCCAGGTTTTGAAGTGTCGCTGAGATTAAGCTGCCCATTCGGCTCTTTAACTCCGAATACTAGCTTCGTACTAAACGATCCCACTACACTTATGTTTGATAACCACTACTATTGGAGCACACTGAGAGGGCGTGGGGTGCTCAAAATTGACGCTGATTTAGC
Protein-coding regions in this window:
- the LOC108194950 gene encoding peroxidase 29, which translates into the protein MLFSVLIFIFFSFNLNTELLEAKGPSLSYGFYKDSCPQVENIIRAALSSIHLMDPTSAPSLLRLLFHDCQVQGCDASILLDSTNGGTPEIISSKNFGVRKLEHINYIKSMVEAACPLKVSCADILVLAAREAVALSLGPRIPVPLGRRDSAVAPSSKAADTLLPPVSINVDGMLQLFAGKGMTVEEAVAIMGAHSLGVTHCVNILDRLARVDKNMSPGFEVSLRLSCPFGSLTPNTSFVLNDPTTLMFDNHYYWSTLRGRGVLKIDADLATDPRTLPFVQRFAANEGEFFRAFSSAFVKLSSYGVLTGKQGMIRRSCNRIR